CCGTGGTGCAGACTGCCCACCCGGCCGGGTTCCATGCACGCGATGATCGTGCCGTGCTCGTCCATCACGTTGATGTTGTGGCTGATGGTCGGTGCGATGAGGTCGACCACCCGCTGTGCGAGTTCACTGCTCAGCGGCGCCCGCCGACGGTCTTCGGTCATGCCTGCCAGGATATTGACGCATCACCCGAACCCCTGTTCGGCACGAGGGTGTTGGCTGAGGCCGTGGAGGTGGGGCGCCGTCGGCGGGGCAGGTTTCCGGCCGCCCGGCGGGCTCTCGCTACGATGACGCGCGAAGCCCTGTTCCCCAAGGGTTTCGCGAGGACACCCGAAGGATCGGACCCACGCGGATCCTTCGCACGTGGAATCGTCCCCCGACCAGGAGAGACCAGGTGCCTCATGCCCGCAGAGCCGCTGCCGCCGCGCCATTCCCGCTGGATGCGCTGGGGCGCGTCCGCCCTGGGAAGCATCGGATTCGGCGCTGGGGCCGTCGCGGTGTTCGTCAGTGACAACGGGCTGGGGACGGTGGCACTCATCATCGTCGGCGCGGTGCTCCTGCTCTTCCCGTTCTTCGAGCACCGGATCCAGGGGGTGGAGGTCGGCGGCACCAAACTGCTGCTCCGGGCGGAGGAGCACCAGCGCAGAGCCGATGCCGCAGAGCTCAGAGGAGACCTGGTGACGGCCTCCAAGGAACGCGTGAAGTCCCAGGAGCTGCTGGCAACGCTGGCGGAGGAGTACCGGTGGACGCGCAGGCTGATGGAGCCCGGTGCGGAGCGGGCCCGCAAGATGGAGGACTTCATGCAGCGGGCGCGGCGGGCGACGTCGCGGCGCCCGCTCACCGCTGAGGAAGTGCGCGAGTGGCTGCGGTCGGCGGACACCGAGACCCGGGTGGTCGGCCTCGCCGCCATGCAGGAACGTCCCGACCTCAGGGACCTCGGCGCGCTGAGCGAAGTCTTCGACACCGCCGCGAACGCCTTCGAACAGGCCCACAGTATGGATGTCCTGACCGAGATGGTTCCCACGCTCACCTCGAACGAGCGCGAGACACTCAGGCAGTTGGTACTGCGTCACCGGGCGAGCACCTTCGGGCCCTCCACAAACCGGTGGTCGATGTCGGAACGGCTCCTCACCGCGATCGATGACCAGACCAGGTCGGCTGACCAGACCGAGCCCGCCGACAAGGATCGCCCCCTCGATGCGACGGCCGAAAAGTAGACCGCAGCAACCCCGGGAGCTGACATGGACGATCTTCTCGAAGCGCGGCTGAAGCGCTGGTGGTGCGAGCGGCCGGTCATCCGCACCATCGACGAGGCGCGGGAGTTCGTGCACGACGTCGGGTTCGCCGTGCTGTTCGGCGGGGACCGGCCCACCTACCCCTGCCTGCGGGAGGTCTCCCGCGACGACGAGGCCGAGGTGCTCTCCACCGGAATGGGAGCTGACTTCGAGGCGATGTGGGGATGGAAGGACGAGCTTCCGGCCCGGGGCCAGGCCTGGCGCGGTAGGTTCCTCGGGACCCGGCAGACGATGATCAGCCCCGACCTGCTCGCCGACCTGTACGCCTACCCGGGCGAGCCGGACGACTTCACCCGGTGCGGGCACCTGAGCCCGGGCGCCCGCGACCTGGCCCGGACACTGCTGCTCCAGGGGCCGATGACCACGCGGGCGCTGCGGGCAGCGCTCGGGGTGGGCAGCAAGGAATCCGACCGCTACGTCACCGAGCTCGGCCGCGAACTGCTGATCACCGGTTACGGCTGTGACGACTCCGGCCCCGGCTGGCCCGCCTCGGTGGTGGAGCTGACCTCCCGCGCCTTCGACGTGCCGGAGGAGGGCGACCGGGAGGCGAGGGACGCCTCCGCCGCCGCCCGCTTCCTGGACACCATGGTCGAGGCGGCCCCGCGCGAACTCCAGCGCGCCTTCCGCTGGGACCGGGACCGGGCCCACCGAGCCCACACCAGGGCCACCCCCGCGTAGACGGCCGCCGTGCCCGCGAGGAGGACGAGGGAGAGCAGCCACTCGCGGGAGCCGTCCGGGCCGTAGACCCGGTTGGCGGCGCCCGCGTCGACGGCCGGGACCGGCTCGCCCTCCCGGCAGGTGTCGTGTCCGGCGGCGTGCAGGTAGACGTTGCGGTCCGTCCCCCCGGTGTCGGGGCGGAAGGCTCCGTTGCAGGTGCACGACTCGTGCCCGGGGTGCTGGACGCAGCTGAGGCCGGTGGCGGTGAACACTCCCGGAGCGCCCTCGCCGCGCGCGGCCCTCAGGCTCTGGTCGAGTCCGGCCAGTCCCACGTAGGCGACGGCGGCGGCCAGGAGCAGCAGGGCCAGGGAGAAGGGGAGGGAGGGACGGGAGGGGTGACGGGGTCCGGAGTCGGCGTTGGGTGCGGAGTCGCGCTCAGCCATGGGATGACTCCTCCTCACTTCCGTCGGTACGGGAGATCTGGAGGGCCAGCAGGGCGCCCACCGCGCACAGCGCCGCCGCGATCAGCCACACCGGGCCGTAGCCGCCGGTCAGGTCGCGGGTGAATCCGCCCAGCACCGCCATGGTCCCCGCGCCCACCTGGTGCAGGGCGTTGATCCACCCGAAGACGATGGCCCCGTCCGCGCCGAAGACCCGGCGGCACAGCAGGATGGTCGGCGGAACGGTCGCCACGTCCAGCAGGCCGAAGACCACCACGAAGGCCACCAGCGCGGTTCCGGCGTCCGGGCCCAGCAGAGCGGGCAGCGCGGCCAGCAGCAGCCCCCGGCCCGCGTAGTAGGCGACCAGCAGGCGGCGCGGGTCGAAACGGTCGGTCAGCCAGCCGGAGAGCACCGTTCCGACCAGTGAGAACACCCCGATCACCGACACCAGTGCGGCGGCCGCGGTCACGGCCATGCCCTGGTCCTGCGCGGCGGGCACGAAGTGGGTCCACATGAGGCCGTTGGTGGTCGCCCCGCAGACCGCGAAGGTCCCGCCGATCACCCAGAACCGTCGGCTGCGCACGGACGCGAACAGAACCCCGACCGTCCGCCGGGCCGCGCCCCGCTCCGCCTCCGGCCGGGGCACGTCCGTCTTCGCGCCGTAGGGTCGAAGTCCGAGGTCGGCGGGGTGGTCGCGCAGCAGCAGGGTGACGAGCACCGCCGTCGCGGTGGCGGTCAGGGCCAGCGTCACCAGGACCGGTCGCCATCCCTGCTGGTCCACCACCCACGCCAGGGCGGGCAGGAAGACCAGCTGCCCGAAGGCGCTCGCCCCGGTCAGCGCGCCGACGACCAGGCCGCGCCGCTCCAGGAACCAGTGGTGGGCGACGGTCGCGGCGAAGGTCATCGCCAGCGAACCGGTGCCCGCGCCGATCAGCAGCCCCCAGTAGAGCGTCAGCTGCCAGGGCGCGGTCATCACGGTCGTCAGCCCGGAGCCGAGCACGATCACCGCCAGCGCGGCCAGGGCGATCCGGCGGATGCCGAACCGGTCCATCAGCGCCGCCGCGAACGGCGCGACCAGTCCGTAGACGATCATGTTGACCGAGGCGGCCAGCCCGATCGAGGCGCGCGACCACCGGTACTCGGTGTGCAGCGGCTCCACGAGCAGCCCCGGCATCGCGGTGAAGGCCGCCGCGGCCACGATGGCCAGGCCCGCGGCCAGCGCGACCACCCAGGCGCGCTGGACGCGTGCCGACCGGCGCTGACGTTCGGAGGCCCCGGAGGCCGTGGAAGCACTGCGGGGAGCGGTTCTGGAAGACATGCCCCCAGGCTCGTCTTCCGGGCACGCCAGAAACAGTGGCCGGAAAGCCAACAACCGAAAGAATCAGGCCATAGAGTGAAGGCATGAGCTTGGAAGTATTGAGGGTGGCGGCATGAACGTCTTCACCCGATCCGACCGCCACCGCGTGGCCGTGTTCGTGCGGCACGGCGTACTGCCCATCGAGGCGGGCATCGTCCACCGCCTCTTCGGCCGGGTCCGCGGGGCCGACGGCCGACCGCTCTACGAAGTGGCCACCTGCGCCCTGGAACCGGGCGTGATCGGCACCGACTCCGACTCCGACCTCACCCTCAACGTCCGGCACGGCCCCGAAGCCCTCGCCGAGGCGGACACGGTGATCCTGCCCGCCGCCGAAGAGGACTACGGCGAACGCCCGCACGACCCCATCGACCCCGCACTGGCCGCCGCCCTCACCCGGGTCGGCGAGCACACCAGGATCGCCTCCATCTGCTCGGGCGCGTTCGTGCTCGCCGCCGTCGGACTCCTGGACGGCTGCCGGGTGACCACGCACTGGATGTCCGCCGGGTACTTCCGCGCGATGTACCCGCACATCGACCTCGACCCGGACGTGCTCTACACCGACAACGGCCGGGTGCTCACCTCCGCCGGGGTCGCCTCCGGCATCGACCTGTGCCTGCACATGATCCGCACCGACCACGGCACCGCCGTCGCCAACGAGGTCGCCCGCAACACCGTGGTCCCGCCGCACCGCGACGGCGGCCAGGCCCAGTACATCAAGCTGCCCGTGCCCGCCCCGGAAAGGTCCGCGACCGCCCGCACCAGGGCCTGGGCCCAGGAGAACCTGCACCTCCAGCCGGGTCTGGCCGAGATGGCCGAACGGGAGGCGATGAGCGTGCGCACGTTCACCCGCCGCTTCCGCGAGGAGACGGGCATGTCCCCGGGCCAGTGGCTCACCCAGCGCAAACTCGACCTGGCCCGCCAGCTCCTGGAGGGCTCGGACCTGCCGGTGGACCGCATCGCCGACCGGGCCGGGTTCGGCACGGGAACGTCGCTTCGGCAGCACATGCAGGCCGAGCTCGGGGTGTCGCCCAGCGCCTACCGCCGTACCTTCCGGGGGACGGCGAACGCTGAGTCCGCGGAGTCCTGACCGCCTAGGCGCGGGTTGCCTCCTCGACGACCCGAACCGGGGCTCCGGCGAAGAAGCCCTCCACGTCCTCCAGGGCCTGGGTGAAGTAGGTGCGGTAGTTTTCCCGGGTCACGTACCCCAGATGCGGAGCGAGCACCGTGTTGGGGGCGCTGAGCAGGGGGTCGCCCGCAGGCAGGGGCTCAGTGTCGAAGACGTCCAGGCCCGCGCCGCCCAGCCCTCCTTCGCGCAGGGCCTTGAGCAGCGCCTCGGTGTCCACCAGGCCCGAGCGCGCGGTGTTGACCAGGAGCGCCCCGGGCTTCATCTTCGCCAGCTCGGCCGTGCCGATGACGTGCCGGGAGCGATCGCTCAGTCGCAGGTGCAGCGACACGATGTCCGAACCGGCCAACAGCTCGTCCTTGGACACCGCTTCCACACCGAGGTCCGCGGCCCGGGCGGGATCGAGGTTCCGGCTCCAGGCCAGCACCCGCATACCGAAGGCCTGACCGACCGCCGCGACGCGCGCGCCGATCTTCCCCAGGCCGACCAGCCCGAGGGCCGCCCCCTCCAGGTCCCCGCCGAGCGTGCTCTGCCACCGTCCCTCGCGCACGGCCCGGTCCTCGGTGAGCAGGTTCCGGCGCAGCGCGGTGATCAGCGCCCAGGTGAGCTCGGCCGGGGGCGCCGAGGAGGACTCCGTCCCGCACACGGTCACCCCCAGCCCGGGTTCGATCGCGCTGTTCTTCATCCCGGTCGTGACCACCAGACGCAGCCCCGGCAGCCGCTCCACGACCCGGCGCGGCAGCGGGGTGCGCTCACGCATCAGCACCACCGCGTCGCAGCCGCCGAGCCACTCCACGAGCTGGTCCTCGTCGCGCACCGGCTCGCGGTACACCCTCAGTTCCAGGTCGAGCGCGGAGTTCTCCCAGGGGGCCAGTGATGCCGAGACACCCTGGTAGTCGTCGAGGATCACCACTCTGATCGTCATCGCGTCACTCCGTCACTCCGTCATTCGGCTCTGTCGGCCATCGACCGCGCCCGTCGTGGTCAGCCGCGGTTCAGCCGCGGCGGTTCCACTCATGGGTACTCAGTTCGTAGGAGCGTACGCGTGCGGCGTGGCCGGGGGCGATGGCGGCCACCGAGGTCCTGTCGGCGCCCGTGCCGCCCCGGGTCTGCGCCGCACCCTCCCGGACCCGCGCCACAGCGACGAGTTCGGGGGTTCGGGGAGGTCAAGGTTGCGATTCGGGACAAGCCGACCCTGATTCGGCCAGTCGTGCGGGGTTGGCGGTGAGAGTGGGCATGATGCCGACATGGATCGAGTCCTCCCCCCGACGTGGCGGCCCTCCAGCGAAGCCGAACTCGAAGCGGCACTGAACGAGGGCGCGTTCACCGAGACGCCCAAACGCGAGGCCAAACAGCAGCTCCGCAGCTCCAAGGACCAGGCCAAGGACATGGCGTCGTTCGCGATCGACGGCGGGTTGATCGTGGTCGGGGTCCGGGAGATCAAGACCGAGGGCAGGTTCGAACTGGCCCCGGTCGAGTGGGTCGACCAGATCCTGGAGACCCCGGCCCGGATCGCCGCCTCCTCCTGCGACCCGCCGCTCCAGGTCTCGGTGGACTGGCTGGAGAGCGCCCTGCCGGGCCACGGCTACCTGCTCATCGAGGTGCCCGCCTCCCCGCTGGCCCCGCACATGGCGGGCGGCGCGTACTACGGGCGCGGCGACCGGGAGAAGCGGCGCCTGCCCGACGCCGAGGTGGAACGGCTCATCCGGGCCAGGGACACCTCCCTGGACGTGGTGCGCACCGCGCTGCGCGAACAGGTGCAGAAGGACCCCTTCCCCGAGGGCGAACTGGCCCACCTGCACGTGGTCGCGCTGCCCTCGCGCCGCATCCCCGGCATGTTCAAGGCCTGGACGGCGGCCGAGGACGCCCGGCCCCTGCTGTTCGACCTCGTCCGCGACGGGATCTCCGCGCGCACCCGCGAGCGCGGCGGCGAGACCGCCCTGGTCGCCCCGGAGTTCGGGGACCTGTGGTCCGGGTTCCGCACCGCGGGCGGTGTGGGCATCGCCAGCCAGACCTCCGCGCAGGCCAGGGAACAGAACGACCTGCGCTTCATCGTCCGCGAGCGCGGCGAGGTGTTCCTGTACTGCGGCCGGTCGGCCGACCGCCGGTACGGCCAGCACCTGATCTTCGACGGCG
This DNA window, taken from Nocardiopsis exhalans, encodes the following:
- a CDS encoding AlkZ-related protein — its product is MDDLLEARLKRWWCERPVIRTIDEAREFVHDVGFAVLFGGDRPTYPCLREVSRDDEAEVLSTGMGADFEAMWGWKDELPARGQAWRGRFLGTRQTMISPDLLADLYAYPGEPDDFTRCGHLSPGARDLARTLLLQGPMTTRALRAALGVGSKESDRYVTELGRELLITGYGCDDSGPGWPASVVELTSRAFDVPEEGDREARDASAAARFLDTMVEAAPRELQRAFRWDRDRAHRAHTRATPA
- a CDS encoding MFS transporter encodes the protein MSSRTAPRSASTASGASERQRRSARVQRAWVVALAAGLAIVAAAAFTAMPGLLVEPLHTEYRWSRASIGLAASVNMIVYGLVAPFAAALMDRFGIRRIALAALAVIVLGSGLTTVMTAPWQLTLYWGLLIGAGTGSLAMTFAATVAHHWFLERRGLVVGALTGASAFGQLVFLPALAWVVDQQGWRPVLVTLALTATATAVLVTLLLRDHPADLGLRPYGAKTDVPRPEAERGAARRTVGVLFASVRSRRFWVIGGTFAVCGATTNGLMWTHFVPAAQDQGMAVTAAAALVSVIGVFSLVGTVLSGWLTDRFDPRRLLVAYYAGRGLLLAALPALLGPDAGTALVAFVVVFGLLDVATVPPTILLCRRVFGADGAIVFGWINALHQVGAGTMAVLGGFTRDLTGGYGPVWLIAAALCAVGALLALQISRTDGSEEESSHG
- a CDS encoding GlxA family transcriptional regulator, with translation MNVFTRSDRHRVAVFVRHGVLPIEAGIVHRLFGRVRGADGRPLYEVATCALEPGVIGTDSDSDLTLNVRHGPEALAEADTVILPAAEEDYGERPHDPIDPALAAALTRVGEHTRIASICSGAFVLAAVGLLDGCRVTTHWMSAGYFRAMYPHIDLDPDVLYTDNGRVLTSAGVASGIDLCLHMIRTDHGTAVANEVARNTVVPPHRDGGQAQYIKLPVPAPERSATARTRAWAQENLHLQPGLAEMAEREAMSVRTFTRRFREETGMSPGQWLTQRKLDLARQLLEGSDLPVDRIADRAGFGTGTSLRQHMQAELGVSPSAYRRTFRGTANAESAES
- a CDS encoding D-2-hydroxyacid dehydrogenase family protein; this encodes MTIRVVILDDYQGVSASLAPWENSALDLELRVYREPVRDEDQLVEWLGGCDAVVLMRERTPLPRRVVERLPGLRLVVTTGMKNSAIEPGLGVTVCGTESSSAPPAELTWALITALRRNLLTEDRAVREGRWQSTLGGDLEGAALGLVGLGKIGARVAAVGQAFGMRVLAWSRNLDPARAADLGVEAVSKDELLAGSDIVSLHLRLSDRSRHVIGTAELAKMKPGALLVNTARSGLVDTEALLKALREGGLGGAGLDVFDTEPLPAGDPLLSAPNTVLAPHLGYVTRENYRTYFTQALEDVEGFFAGAPVRVVEEATRA
- a CDS encoding AlbA family DNA-binding domain-containing protein, translating into MDRVLPPTWRPSSEAELEAALNEGAFTETPKREAKQQLRSSKDQAKDMASFAIDGGLIVVGVREIKTEGRFELAPVEWVDQILETPARIAASSCDPPLQVSVDWLESALPGHGYLLIEVPASPLAPHMAGGAYYGRGDREKRRLPDAEVERLIRARDTSLDVVRTALREQVQKDPFPEGELAHLHVVALPSRRIPGMFKAWTAAEDARPLLFDLVRDGISARTRERGGETALVAPEFGDLWSGFRTAGGVGIASQTSAQAREQNDLRFIVRERGEVFLYCGRSADRRYGQHLIFDGALAFRVRAFLDLLGSLSKEAGYGGSWDVGVAVTNLHGVSAWADDRYLSPGVEYDAERYEQVTRVPQLELEKPGSATDRLVGELLRSLGNASAHSELLTDPE